From one Sphingomonas xanthus genomic stretch:
- the acs gene encoding acetate--CoA ligase, translating to MTESLYPVPAEWARKALVDAERYRALYRESLDDPEGFWRREAQRIDWIRPFSRVDESSFHKADFAVRWFADGTLNLSANCLDRHLAERGDDPAIIWEPDDPAAEGRTLTYRELHRLTCRFANLLKANGVERGDRVTIYMPMVPEAAVAMLACARIGAIHSVVFGGFSPEALAGRIRDCDSRLVVTADEGLRGGKPVPLKANVDEALRDCPGVSRVIMFRRTGADVEMKEGRDIDWAAAMDAAPEDCPPVEMGAEDPLFILYTSGSTGKPKGVLHSSGGYAVWTSLTHQIVFDYRPGQIYWCAADIGWITGHSYIVYGPLANGATSLMFEGVPNWPDPSRIWQVVDKHQVEILYTAPTALRALMREGDQWVSRTSRKSLRLLGTVGEPINPEAWGWYHRVVGEGRSPVIDTWWQTETGGMMIAPLPGAIALKPGSATRPLFGVEPALLDAEGREIAGPGEGALVIKRSWPGQMRTVWGDHSRFFETYFTTFAGYYFSGDGCRRDADGDYWITGRIDDVINVSGHRLGTAEVESALVAHHSVAEAAVVGMPHEVKGQGIYAYVTVNAGLEPDAAMRAELISWVRKEIGPIATPDVIQFAPALPKTRSGKIMRRILRKIAEGELSSLGDTSTLADPSVVDQLIANRTLPVA from the coding sequence ATGACCGAATCCCTGTACCCGGTTCCGGCCGAATGGGCGCGCAAGGCACTTGTCGATGCCGAACGCTATCGGGCGCTGTATCGTGAGTCGCTCGATGATCCGGAAGGTTTCTGGCGGCGCGAGGCGCAACGGATCGACTGGATTCGGCCATTTTCCAGGGTCGATGAATCGAGTTTTCACAAGGCGGATTTCGCAGTCCGCTGGTTTGCCGACGGCACGCTCAACCTCAGCGCCAATTGTCTCGACCGTCATTTGGCCGAACGCGGCGACGATCCTGCCATCATTTGGGAACCTGACGACCCCGCGGCCGAAGGCCGTACGCTGACCTATCGCGAGCTTCACCGGCTGACTTGCCGCTTCGCCAACCTGCTCAAGGCCAATGGGGTCGAACGCGGCGATCGCGTGACAATCTATATGCCGATGGTTCCGGAGGCGGCCGTCGCGATGTTGGCCTGCGCCCGGATCGGCGCGATCCATTCGGTCGTCTTCGGCGGTTTCTCGCCCGAGGCGCTCGCCGGTCGGATTCGCGATTGCGACAGCCGATTGGTGGTTACCGCCGACGAGGGGCTGCGCGGCGGCAAGCCGGTGCCGCTCAAGGCCAATGTCGATGAGGCGCTTCGGGATTGTCCGGGGGTATCCCGGGTAATCATGTTCCGGCGGACCGGCGCGGACGTCGAGATGAAGGAAGGCCGCGACATCGATTGGGCTGCGGCCATGGACGCGGCGCCGGAAGATTGTCCGCCCGTAGAGATGGGCGCGGAGGACCCGTTGTTCATTCTTTATACCTCAGGATCGACCGGGAAACCCAAGGGCGTGCTGCACAGCAGCGGCGGCTATGCGGTGTGGACCTCGCTGACCCACCAGATCGTTTTCGATTACCGGCCGGGCCAAATCTACTGGTGCGCAGCCGATATCGGGTGGATAACGGGGCACAGCTATATCGTCTACGGGCCGCTGGCGAACGGCGCGACCAGCCTGATGTTCGAAGGCGTTCCCAACTGGCCTGACCCGAGCCGCATCTGGCAGGTTGTCGACAAACACCAGGTCGAAATCCTTTATACGGCGCCAACAGCGTTGCGCGCGCTGATGCGCGAGGGGGATCAGTGGGTCAGCCGCACGTCGCGCAAGTCGCTGCGCCTGCTAGGAACGGTGGGAGAGCCGATCAATCCCGAGGCCTGGGGTTGGTATCATCGAGTGGTCGGTGAAGGGCGCTCCCCGGTAATCGATACCTGGTGGCAGACCGAAACCGGCGGGATGATGATCGCGCCACTGCCCGGCGCGATCGCGCTGAAGCCGGGAAGTGCGACCCGGCCCCTGTTCGGGGTTGAGCCGGCCCTGCTCGATGCCGAAGGGCGCGAGATCGCGGGGCCTGGCGAAGGCGCCCTCGTCATCAAGCGCAGCTGGCCGGGGCAGATGCGCACTGTCTGGGGCGACCATTCCCGTTTCTTTGAAACTTATTTCACGACCTTTGCCGGTTATTATTTTTCCGGCGACGGATGTCGCCGCGATGCGGACGGGGATTACTGGATCACCGGGCGGATCGACGATGTCATCAACGTGTCGGGACACCGGCTTGGCACCGCCGAGGTCGAAAGCGCGCTGGTCGCCCACCACTCGGTTGCTGAAGCGGCCGTCGTCGGCATGCCCCACGAGGTCAAGGGGCAGGGCATCTATGCCTATGTGACCGTCAATGCGGGGCTGGAGCCGGACGCCGCGATGCGCGCCGAGCTGATCAGCTGGGTCCGCAAGGAGATCGGGCCAATCGCCACGCCTGACGTCATCCAGTTCGCGCCAGCTCTTCCCAAGACCCGCAGCGGAAAGATCATGCGCCGCATCCTGCGCAAGATCGCGGAAGGCGAGCTGTCCAGCCTTGGCGACACATCGACGCTGGCCGATCCCTCGGTTGTCGACCAGCTTATCGCCAACCGGACTTTGCCTGTTGCCTGA
- a CDS encoding NAD-dependent epimerase/dehydratase family protein gives MTVLVTGAAGFIGSHVALALLDRGEQVIGIDNLNDYYDPALKQARLDRVAAAHGNGFTFGKVDFGDQDALSEFVAAHRFDRIVHLGAQAGVRYSLVDPQAYVRSNLMGQINMLELARHRAVDHFVYASSSSVYGGNDSLPFRVEDRVDQPISLYAATKKADELMSESYAHLFRLPMTGLRFFTVYGPWGRPDMAMWLFAKALMEGRPLTIFNNGEMRRDFTYIDDIVSGIVACLDAPPRDDGETKAGGSRSPHALYNIGNHRSEELMRMVGLIEQAMGRKAQIDFQPMQAGDVKDTFADISAIERDHSFRPRTTIDEGIPRFVQWFKHYHQVA, from the coding sequence ATGACCGTCCTAGTAACCGGAGCGGCCGGATTTATCGGATCGCATGTCGCCCTCGCCCTGCTCGATCGGGGCGAGCAAGTGATCGGCATCGACAATCTCAATGATTATTACGACCCGGCGCTCAAACAGGCGCGGCTCGACCGGGTCGCGGCCGCACATGGCAATGGCTTCACCTTCGGCAAAGTCGACTTCGGGGACCAGGACGCGCTCAGCGAATTTGTGGCCGCGCACCGCTTCGACCGGATCGTTCATCTGGGCGCGCAGGCCGGCGTTCGCTACAGCCTGGTCGATCCGCAGGCCTATGTCCGCTCTAACCTGATGGGCCAGATCAACATGCTGGAGCTGGCACGGCACCGAGCGGTCGACCATTTCGTCTATGCCAGTTCCTCATCTGTCTATGGCGGCAATGACAGCCTTCCGTTTCGCGTCGAGGACCGCGTCGACCAGCCCATTTCGCTCTATGCCGCGACCAAGAAAGCCGACGAGCTGATGAGCGAAAGCTACGCCCACCTGTTCCGCCTGCCGATGACGGGCCTGCGCTTCTTTACGGTCTACGGCCCTTGGGGGCGCCCCGACATGGCGATGTGGTTGTTCGCCAAGGCGCTCATGGAAGGGCGTCCTTTGACCATCTTCAACAATGGCGAGATGCGCCGCGACTTCACCTATATCGATGATATCGTGAGCGGCATTGTTGCCTGCCTCGACGCTCCGCCGCGCGACGATGGCGAAACCAAGGCCGGCGGAAGCCGCAGTCCCCATGCCCTCTATAATATCGGCAATCATCGCTCCGAAGAGCTGATGCGCATGGTCGGTCTGATCGAGCAGGCAATGGGCCGCAAGGCGCAGATCGATTTCCAGCCAATGCAGGCCGGCGACGTCAAGGATACGTTCGCCGACATCAGCGCGATCGAACGCGACCATAGTTTCCGGCCCAGAACGACGATCGACGAAGGCATTCCGCGCTTCGTCCAGTGGTTCAAACATTATCACCAGGTCGCCTGA
- a CDS encoding NAD(P)H-dependent flavin oxidoreductase codes for MPLPAIFDRLRLPVIGAPLFIVSNPDLVIAQCKAGIVGSFPALNARPQSQLDEWLHQISEELATYDAANPEAPSAPFAVNQIVHRSNDRFEADVATCAKWKVPLVITSLGARTELNDAVHGWGGITLHDIIDDRFARKAIEKGADGLIAVAAGAGGHAGRWSPFALIQEIRRWFDGPLALSGAIATGNAVLAAKAMGADFAYIGSPFIATHEARAADDYKQAITQAGAADIITSALFTGVSGNYLRASVVAAGLDPDNLPAPGPEAMNFQSATGAKAWRDIWGSGQGIGVIREVTSTAELVARLSSEYDTVRRAICG; via the coding sequence ATGCCCCTTCCCGCCATATTCGATCGCCTGCGTCTTCCCGTCATCGGCGCGCCGCTTTTCATCGTCTCCAATCCCGACCTGGTGATTGCCCAGTGCAAGGCTGGCATCGTCGGCAGCTTTCCTGCGCTCAACGCCCGGCCGCAAAGCCAGCTCGACGAATGGCTGCACCAGATCAGCGAGGAGCTTGCTACCTATGATGCCGCCAATCCCGAAGCGCCATCGGCGCCTTTCGCGGTCAACCAGATCGTCCACCGCTCAAATGACCGTTTCGAGGCCGATGTCGCGACCTGCGCCAAGTGGAAGGTCCCCTTGGTCATCACCTCGCTTGGCGCGCGCACCGAGCTCAATGACGCGGTCCATGGCTGGGGCGGCATCACCCTTCACGACATCATCGACGACCGTTTTGCCCGCAAGGCGATCGAAAAGGGCGCGGACGGGCTGATCGCGGTCGCGGCGGGTGCAGGTGGCCATGCCGGGCGATGGTCCCCCTTCGCCCTGATCCAGGAAATCCGCCGCTGGTTCGACGGACCGCTCGCCCTTTCGGGCGCAATCGCAACCGGCAATGCGGTGTTGGCCGCAAAAGCGATGGGGGCTGACTTCGCCTATATTGGCTCGCCTTTCATCGCCACCCACGAGGCGCGAGCGGCCGACGACTATAAACAGGCCATCACCCAGGCCGGAGCCGCCGACATCATCACTTCGGCGCTGTTCACCGGGGTCAGCGGCAACTACCTGCGTGCCTCAGTGGTCGCCGCCGGGCTCGATCCCGACAACCTGCCGGCGCCCGGCCCCGAGGCGATGAATTTCCAGTCGGCAACCGGAGCCAAGGCGTGGCGCGATATCTGGGGGTCGGGCCAGGGGATTGGGGTCATCCGCGAGGTCACTTCCACTGCCGAGCTAGTCGCTCGCCTGTCATCGGAATATGATACGGTCCGCCGCGCGATCTGCGGCTAG
- a CDS encoding acyl-CoA thioesterase translates to MVSRESARPRASYRWFDRISMRWADNDAYGHVNNTVYYAWFDTAVNRWLVETGLLDIEQGDPIGLVVATGCSYFAPLNFPGEVEVGIAVERLGRSSVTYRLGVFAPDQDEPSAQGHFTHVYVDRTERRPTTLPDSWRARLETIA, encoded by the coding sequence ATGGTGAGCCGGGAGTCCGCACGGCCGCGGGCCTCCTATCGCTGGTTCGACCGGATCAGCATGCGTTGGGCGGACAATGACGCCTACGGCCATGTCAACAATACCGTCTATTACGCATGGTTCGATACGGCGGTGAACCGGTGGCTGGTAGAGACGGGGCTGCTGGATATCGAACAGGGCGACCCGATCGGGCTCGTCGTCGCAACGGGCTGTTCCTATTTCGCGCCGCTGAACTTTCCCGGCGAGGTCGAGGTGGGAATTGCCGTCGAGCGGCTAGGCCGGTCCAGCGTGACCTACCGCCTGGGAGTTTTCGCGCCCGACCAGGACGAGCCGAGCGCGCAGGGTCATTTTACCCACGTCTATGTCGACCGGACGGAACGGCGTCCGACCACGCTTCCCGATTCTTGGCGGGCCAGGCTGGAGACGATCGCCTAG
- a CDS encoding iron-containing alcohol dehydrogenase — protein MRPFTFNPGPRILSGDGSAARLADLLPEGPCLLVSDKQVVRLGLIDACRASLEAAGRRDIILFDEVEADPSRDTLLAAVERGREGGATHVVGFGGGSPMDVAKLAAYLLGSGDDLDSIWGVDVADGVGLPLALVPTTAGTGSEATPISVITCEGGIKLAVNARPLTADWAALDPGLTLGLPAEVTAATGIDAIVHSVEAFTSARLKNPISDALAREAFRLLTGNLQVAIDDPANIDARSAMLLGAHLAGLAFANAPVAGVHALAYPLGGLHHLPHGLSNALMLRTVMQHNSEAARDLYAELAPLLVADCEALGSQARCAALIDGLDRLVVASGLKPRLRDHGISLDDIPTLAREAMKQTRLLVNNPCHIDEQDARRLYEAAW, from the coding sequence ATGCGGCCCTTCACATTCAACCCGGGTCCAAGAATCCTCTCCGGCGATGGATCCGCAGCCCGCCTTGCCGACCTCCTGCCCGAAGGCCCCTGCCTGTTGGTCAGCGACAAGCAGGTCGTCCGGCTGGGCCTGATCGATGCCTGCCGCGCTTCGCTGGAGGCGGCGGGGCGCCGCGACATCATCCTATTCGACGAGGTCGAGGCCGATCCTTCCAGGGACACCTTGCTCGCGGCGGTCGAGCGTGGCCGAGAGGGCGGCGCAACCCATGTCGTCGGCTTCGGCGGCGGCAGTCCGATGGATGTCGCCAAGCTTGCGGCCTATCTGCTCGGCTCGGGCGACGATCTCGACTCGATCTGGGGCGTCGACGTCGCCGACGGCGTGGGGCTGCCGCTCGCGCTGGTGCCGACCACGGCGGGCACGGGCTCAGAGGCTACACCAATTTCGGTGATCACCTGCGAGGGCGGGATAAAACTTGCGGTCAATGCGCGGCCGCTGACCGCCGATTGGGCGGCGCTTGATCCCGGCCTCACGCTTGGGCTTCCCGCTGAGGTGACCGCGGCGACCGGCATCGATGCGATCGTGCATTCCGTCGAGGCCTTCACCTCCGCGCGGCTGAAGAACCCGATCTCCGACGCGCTTGCGCGTGAGGCGTTCCGGCTGCTGACCGGCAATCTGCAGGTCGCGATCGACGATCCGGCCAATATCGATGCGCGCTCGGCGATGCTGCTAGGCGCGCACCTCGCCGGCCTGGCTTTCGCCAACGCACCAGTCGCGGGGGTTCATGCGCTAGCCTACCCGCTTGGCGGGCTCCACCACCTGCCGCACGGCCTCAGCAACGCGCTGATGCTGCGCACTGTGATGCAGCATAATAGCGAAGCCGCGCGGGACCTTTATGCGGAGCTTGCACCGCTGCTGGTTGCGGACTGTGAAGCGCTGGGAAGCCAGGCGCGCTGCGCCGCGCTGATCGACGGGCTCGATCGCCTGGTCGTGGCAAGCGGGCTGAAGCCGCGCTTGCGCGACCATGGGATCAGCCTGGATGATATTCCGACATTGGCAAGGGAAGCGATGAAGCAGACCCGGCTGCTGGTGAACAATCCATGCCACATCGATGAACAGGATGCCCGGCGGCTGTATGAGGCCGCATGGTGA
- a CDS encoding DUF1465 family protein: protein MNDSTEDSAPEARITPRLIDALYTEAMVLADEARAYFDEAGRDERQTLDPFARVGFACESLKVTTRIMHIVAWLLTQRAVETGEIMAADGRRPERRLGNANDSDPAVIVQLPASAQRLITASIDLYDRVRRLDEGQVASEPAPSPARALMGRLERDLIWNRGA from the coding sequence ATGAACGATTCGACCGAAGACAGCGCCCCCGAGGCTCGGATCACTCCCCGGCTGATCGATGCGCTTTACACCGAAGCCATGGTGCTGGCCGATGAAGCACGGGCTTACTTCGACGAAGCTGGCCGCGACGAGCGGCAGACGCTCGATCCGTTCGCCCGGGTCGGCTTCGCCTGCGAATCGCTGAAGGTTACGACCCGCATCATGCACATCGTCGCCTGGCTTCTGACCCAGCGAGCGGTCGAGACCGGCGAGATCATGGCCGCAGACGGCCGAAGGCCGGAGCGCAGGCTCGGCAACGCCAACGACAGCGACCCAGCAGTCATCGTGCAACTCCCGGCCAGCGCCCAGCGGCTGATTACCGCCAGCATCGACCTTTATGACCGCGTCCGCCGGCTCGATGAGGGGCAGGTCGCAAGCGAACCGGCACCGAGCCCGGCCCGGGCGCTGATGGGCAGGCTGGAGCGCGACCTGATCTGGAACCGCGGAGCCTGA
- a CDS encoding YdcH family protein, which yields MNDDDPRELLQLLKQEHRRLDEEIELLSSSGNCDQLELARMKKRKLVLKDEIQQLADRLIPDIIA from the coding sequence ATGAACGACGATGATCCGCGCGAACTGCTCCAATTGCTGAAGCAGGAACATCGGCGTCTGGATGAAGAGATTGAGCTGCTGAGTTCAAGCGGCAATTGCGACCAGCTCGAACTGGCGCGGATGAAAAAGCGCAAACTGGTTTTGAAGGACGAGATTCAGCAGCTCGCCGACCGGCTGATCCCGGACATCATCGCTTGA
- a CDS encoding YdcH family protein: MDKAHVEALASKHASLHTLIDQEEHRPHPDTDLLARLKKAKLKIKDEMVGH; the protein is encoded by the coding sequence ATGGACAAGGCCCATGTCGAGGCACTCGCATCTAAACATGCTTCGCTGCACACGCTGATCGACCAAGAAGAACATCGCCCCCACCCCGACACGGACCTGCTGGCGCGCCTGAAAAAGGCAAAACTTAAAATCAAGGATGAGATGGTCGGCCATTAG
- the dksA gene encoding RNA polymerase-binding protein DksA, whose amino-acid sequence MATALKDLYGSGPEQFDQLQLADGYRPSETEEFMCAEQRAYFLRKLKDWKESIVEESRATMAQLQVDSLREPDIADRASSETDWSIELRTRDRQRKLIAKIDAAIRRLYDGEYGYCEVTGDPISLARLEARPIATMTLEAQEKHERIERVSRDD is encoded by the coding sequence ATGGCGACTGCTCTTAAGGACCTGTACGGATCCGGTCCCGAACAATTTGACCAGTTACAGCTTGCTGACGGTTATCGTCCTTCAGAGACCGAAGAATTCATGTGCGCCGAACAGCGTGCTTACTTTCTGCGGAAATTGAAGGACTGGAAGGAATCCATCGTCGAGGAAAGCCGCGCGACGATGGCTCAGCTCCAGGTCGACTCCTTGCGCGAACCGGACATCGCCGATCGCGCGTCGAGCGAAACCGACTGGTCGATCGAATTGCGTACCCGCGACCGGCAGCGCAAGCTGATCGCCAAGATCGATGCGGCGATCCGCCGCCTCTACGACGGCGAATATGGCTATTGCGAAGTCACCGGCGATCCAATTTCGCTTGCACGGCTCGAAGCCAGGCCGATTGCCACCATGACCCTGGAAGCCCAGGAAAAGCATGAGCGGATCGAACGGGTTTCCCGGGACGACTGA
- the recG gene encoding ATP-dependent DNA helicase RecG, translating into MRPDLLNPLFAEVEALKGVGPGIAKALARLDLGRLIDLAYHLPTGTIDRVRAPFASQSLLGRIVVLDVTPVETQSGAGRAPLRIYARDGNDNRLTLTFFNNPTWARKQLPHGQLRTVVGKLDAWGDEWQMVHPEVLEPAEADKIALREPVYGLTEGVSNKRMRELVLAALERLPELPEWVEPSLLEREYWPAWHAALHETHSEALATLPRKRLAYDEIFANQLALMLLRQVAQRKRGRPLQGDGRLSRQLRLPYRLTGSQQRVIGEIRGDMAQERPMLRLLQGDVGSGKTLVALLAMLEAVEAGAQAAMLAPTEILARQHFTTLQRQCEAIGVRIAILTGREKGRARESILMGLADGSVDILVGTHAIFQQHVAYQRLGLIVIDEQHRFGVSQRLLLSEKAERPPHLLAMTATPIPRTLTLTHYGEMDVSRIDEMPPGRTPIETLVISDAKLADVMNGLGRHLSNGGQAYWVCPLVEESETIDAAAAEERAATLRARFGAERVGLVHGRMKGPEKDGVMTSFGSGELGVLVATTVIEVGVDVPNATLIIVEGAERFGLAQLHQLRGRVGRGAGASRCILLRGQALTETGRARLALMRATNDGFRIAEEDLRLRGPGEILGTRQSGDQGFRVASPEDVAELAPVAQADARLLLDRDGGLSSARGQAARLCLYLFERDSAVGLLRSG; encoded by the coding sequence ATGCGACCCGACCTGCTCAACCCCCTGTTTGCCGAAGTCGAGGCGCTGAAGGGTGTTGGACCGGGCATCGCCAAGGCTCTCGCCCGGCTCGACCTTGGGCGGCTCATCGACCTTGCCTACCATCTCCCGACCGGGACGATCGACCGTGTCCGCGCGCCATTCGCCTCCCAGTCGCTGCTCGGCCGAATTGTCGTCCTTGACGTCACCCCAGTCGAAACCCAGTCCGGGGCGGGCCGCGCTCCGCTGAGGATTTACGCCCGGGACGGCAACGACAACAGGCTGACGCTGACCTTCTTCAACAATCCAACCTGGGCGAGGAAACAGCTTCCCCATGGCCAGTTGCGCACCGTCGTCGGCAAGCTCGACGCTTGGGGCGATGAGTGGCAGATGGTTCATCCCGAAGTGCTGGAACCCGCCGAGGCGGACAAGATCGCCCTGCGTGAACCCGTTTATGGATTAACGGAAGGCGTCTCGAACAAGCGGATGCGTGAACTGGTGTTGGCTGCACTCGAACGCCTTCCAGAACTTCCCGAGTGGGTCGAACCATCGCTGCTGGAGCGCGAATATTGGCCGGCGTGGCATGCGGCGCTCCATGAGACGCATTCTGAAGCCCTAGCTACACTGCCTCGCAAGCGTCTGGCTTACGACGAAATTTTTGCCAATCAGCTCGCTTTAATGTTGCTCCGCCAAGTCGCTCAGCGCAAACGCGGCAGGCCGTTGCAGGGCGACGGCAGGCTTAGCCGACAGCTGCGTTTGCCCTATCGACTGACCGGTTCGCAGCAGCGCGTCATCGGTGAAATTCGCGGGGACATGGCACAGGAAAGGCCAATGCTCCGGCTGCTCCAGGGGGATGTTGGATCGGGCAAGACGTTGGTCGCCTTGCTGGCCATGCTGGAGGCCGTCGAGGCCGGCGCACAAGCGGCGATGCTTGCACCGACCGAAATCCTCGCGCGGCAGCATTTCACCACCCTCCAGCGCCAGTGCGAGGCGATCGGCGTGCGGATCGCGATTCTCACCGGCCGGGAGAAAGGGCGTGCGCGGGAATCTATACTGATGGGACTAGCCGACGGATCGGTCGACATTCTCGTTGGAACCCATGCGATTTTCCAGCAGCATGTCGCTTATCAGCGGCTGGGCTTGATCGTGATCGACGAACAGCACCGCTTCGGCGTGTCGCAGCGGCTGTTGTTGAGCGAAAAGGCCGAGCGACCACCGCACCTGCTGGCGATGACCGCTACACCCATCCCGCGAACGCTGACCTTGACCCACTATGGCGAGATGGACGTCAGTCGGATCGACGAGATGCCGCCGGGCCGGACTCCGATCGAAACGCTGGTGATCAGCGATGCCAAGCTGGCCGATGTGATGAACGGGCTTGGCCGGCACCTTTCGAACGGTGGGCAGGCCTATTGGGTTTGCCCGTTGGTCGAGGAAAGCGAGACGATCGACGCGGCTGCGGCCGAGGAGCGTGCGGCGACGCTCCGGGCCCGCTTCGGCGCCGAGCGGGTCGGCCTGGTGCATGGCCGGATGAAGGGACCCGAGAAGGATGGCGTCATGACGTCGTTCGGTTCGGGCGAATTGGGCGTTCTGGTCGCGACCACCGTGATCGAAGTGGGCGTCGACGTACCCAACGCCACCTTGATCATTGTCGAAGGGGCGGAACGGTTTGGCCTTGCCCAGCTCCACCAGCTTCGCGGTCGGGTCGGGCGCGGCGCAGGGGCCAGCCGATGCATCCTGCTTCGCGGCCAGGCGTTGACCGAGACGGGCCGGGCACGGCTCGCGCTGATGCGTGCAACCAACGACGGCTTTCGCATTGCCGAGGAGGATCTGCGGCTGCGCGGACCGGGTGAGATCCTGGGGACCCGACAGTCAGGGGATCAGGGATTTCGCGTAGCAAGTCCCGAAGATGTCGCCGAACTGGCTCCAGTGGCGCAGGCCGACGCGCGATTGCTGCTCGATCGCGACGGTGGCCTTTCCAGCGCGCGCGGGCAGGCGGCACGATTGTGCCTTTACCTGTTCGAACGCGACTCCGCGGTCGGCCTTCTCCGGAGCGGTTGA
- a CDS encoding LysR family transcriptional regulator, whose product MFSWDDLRVFVTLHRERTTVRAARVLGTSQSTIVRRLAALENDLDLKLFTRGSSGLVPTEAGKRLYPLAIQAERSVCEFTAEVELLTETGLKLIRLTLPDHFEQLVVPVLREFRKRWPAVDVEILPADRIYDLDRGEADIAIRGRTTGQQVDVVARDLPACGFAVYASAHAPESECPDDPEKLALFPIADLDAPAGMLPIYRWLKKQRSPDMRSPHCKNLQALASTIASGAAIGALPCTMGDANRLLRRCFEPNEAFDVPIYLIVRRAALRRPPARDLFDSLQTYFCERPQLLLGKRN is encoded by the coding sequence ATGTTCTCGTGGGACGACTTGCGGGTTTTTGTCACGCTTCACCGCGAAAGGACGACCGTCCGCGCCGCCCGCGTTCTTGGCACCAGCCAGTCGACCATTGTCCGGCGCCTAGCGGCACTGGAAAATGACCTTGATCTCAAATTGTTCACACGAGGGTCCAGCGGCCTAGTCCCGACTGAGGCCGGCAAGCGACTTTATCCCCTGGCTATTCAGGCGGAGCGGAGCGTGTGCGAATTTACCGCGGAGGTGGAACTTCTCACCGAAACCGGGCTGAAACTGATCCGGCTGACGCTGCCCGATCATTTCGAACAATTGGTCGTGCCTGTCCTTCGAGAGTTTCGAAAGCGCTGGCCCGCGGTCGATGTCGAGATTTTGCCGGCCGACCGGATCTACGATCTGGATCGCGGAGAAGCAGATATAGCGATTCGCGGACGGACTACCGGGCAGCAGGTCGACGTCGTGGCGCGCGATTTGCCGGCTTGCGGCTTTGCGGTCTACGCGTCGGCGCATGCACCGGAGAGCGAATGTCCGGACGATCCAGAGAAACTTGCCCTTTTTCCGATCGCCGATCTCGATGCGCCGGCGGGCATGCTTCCGATCTACCGATGGCTAAAGAAACAGCGATCCCCGGACATGCGTTCGCCGCACTGCAAGAATCTCCAGGCCCTCGCTTCCACTATTGCCTCAGGCGCGGCGATTGGCGCGCTTCCCTGCACGATGGGGGATGCGAACCGCCTGCTTCGGCGCTGCTTTGAGCCAAACGAGGCGTTCGACGTGCCGATCTACCTGATCGTCCGTCGCGCCGCCTTGCGCCGCCCGCCCGCCCGCGATTTGTTCGACAGCCTCCAGACCTATTTTTGTGAGCGCCCGCAGTTGCTGCTGGGCAAGCGAAACTAA
- a CDS encoding succinate dehydrogenase assembly factor 2 produces MDERLRALKYRAWHRGTREADMMIGGFFDAHHDTWDEGQRDWFSDLLHEQDVDIMAWAIGTSEPPARFKGPMMDALRKLDFIRVAR; encoded by the coding sequence ATGGATGAGAGGCTGCGGGCCCTGAAATATCGCGCATGGCATCGGGGGACTCGCGAAGCCGACATGATGATCGGAGGTTTTTTCGACGCCCATCACGATACCTGGGACGAGGGGCAACGCGACTGGTTCAGCGACCTGCTGCACGAGCAGGATGTCGACATCATGGCCTGGGCGATTGGAACGAGCGAGCCGCCCGCGCGCTTCAAGGGCCCGATGATGGACGCGCTGCGAAAACTAGATTTCATCCGGGTTGCGCGATGA